The genomic DNA CGACCATTGAGGTCGAAGGAGCGCTCTACCAGCATCCGGCGGTGGCAGAGGCGGCGGTGGTGGCCAGGCCAGACGAGAAGTGGGGCGAAACCCCTTGCGCCTTCGTCACCCTGAAGCCGGGAGCAAAGGCTGACGCCGACGAGATCATCGCCTTTTGCCGGACCCGGCTGGCCCATTTCAAATGCCCCAAAACCGTTGTTTTCTCGGACCTGCCCAAGACCAGCACCGGCAAGATCCAGAAATTCGCCCTGCGCGACCAGGCCAAGGGGTTGGGTGAAACGAAGTAGGAACACGCTGGGTCTTGCGGTCCAAAAACTTTCATCCGGTGCCGGTTGACAAGCCGGGGGGGTGGCCTGTATGGTCCCCCCCTCTTTCGACCCTGGCAACAATTGGAACGCGTCCCATGAAAATCCGCAACTCGCTGAAATCGGCCAAGCTGCGCGACAAAAACTGCCGCATCGTGCGCAGGAAGGGTCGCGTTTACGTCATTAATAAGACGAATCCCCGCTATAAAGCCCGCCAGGGTTAACGGGTCCTAAGGCTCTCCACAAGAAAATATGGTTCTCTCTTCACTTCCGCGCCCCATTGTCGGGCGCGGCT from Alphaproteobacteria bacterium includes the following:
- the rpmJ gene encoding 50S ribosomal protein L36: MKIRNSLKSAKLRDKNCRIVRRKGRVYVINKTNPRYKARQG